DNA sequence from the Acidobacteriaceae bacterium genome:
CCGCCAGCGCTTCCGCCGCGTCTCCGGCCGCAATCAGTTGATCGGCCACATCGTCAGCGTCCGCGTCGAAGGCCTCATGGCCCAGATCGTCGTCGCCGTCGGCGAGCAGGAAGTCTCCAGCATCATCACGGCGGACGCCGTCCGCGAACTCGGCCTGAAAAAGGGCGATCAGGTCGCCGCCCTCGTCAAATCCACCGACGTCATGATCGAACGCGTCGACTAACGCCCTCTCAGCGTTCAGTCAGTCTCTGCCACAGTTCAATGTGCCGTCTCCAACGCAGTGAGGAACCTGCTCGCCTCCCGGCGCGCCACGAATCCGCGCGCACCTGCCTCCTTCGCGTACTTCGCGCTTAAACTTCGCGCCCTTTGCGTTAAAGCTTTCTCCCTTTCGCCCCAAATCTCCGCCGCTCAGCGCTCTTGCCTTTGAACCACCGGCGGCCCAAGCCCCACCCTCATCACAAAACATTTCCATTTCCCTAACGACTCGAATCGTATAGATTCGCTGAATGCCTTTCGTATCTATCGGTTCCCGCCAGAAATATCTGCTGGCGACACTTCTCGGCGTGTGTGCAACCCACGCCTCCGCGCAGATCCTCGCCGAACTAAAAGGCCACGTTGCCGACCCCACCGGCGCAGCCATCGCTGGCGCCCAGGTCACCTTGACGGACGCCGCCACCCACACCGCGCTGCACACCGTCACCACCAGCGCCGGCGACTTTGACTTCTCGCAGCTCAACTCCAGCCGTTACACCGTCGCTGTCTCGGCCCCGGGCTTCACCACCTTCGTCCGTAACGACGTCACGGTGAACACCGGCAACACCGTCCGTGCGGACGTCTCGCTCAAACCCGGCAGCGCAGGGGAGACCGTGACCGTCAACGAAGACCTCCCGCTGCTGCAAGCCGCCACCAGCGACATCGCGACGACGATCCCCGGCCACCAGGTCCAGGCCCTCCCGCTCAACTCGCGCAACTTCATCCAGCTCACGCAACTCGCTCCCGGCGTCGCTTTGCCTCCCGGCCAGCTTCTTCCGCGCATCAACGGCGGCCGCCCCCGCACCAACGAGTACCTCTACGACGGCATCTCCGCTCTCCAGCCGGAGCCCGGCCAGGTCGTCTTCTTCCCCATCCTCGACGACATCGCCGAGTTCACCGTCGCCGCCAACAACGTCCCCGCCGAGTTCGGCCGCTTCAACGGCGGTGTCGTCAACGTCGCCACCCGCTCCGGTTCGGCAGACTTCCACGGCAGCGTCTACGACTACTTCCGCCACGAAGCCCTCAACGCCCGCAACTTCTTCGCCCGCACAGGCGCAAAGCCGGAGTATCGTCGCAACCTCTACGGCGCCACGCTCGGCGGTCCTGTTCTCAAGGAAAAGCTCTTCTTCTTCGCCGACTATCAGGGGCTGAAGCAGCGTATCGGCGTCCCCCGCGTCTCCACCGTGCCCACAGAGGCCATGCGCTCCGGCAACTTCTCCGGCGTGGCGAAGATTTACAACCCCTGCTCCACCGTCGTCAGCCTCGCGGGCGTGGTCACGCGCACCGAGTTCACCAACGACACCATCACCGCCGGGCAATGCGCCTTCGACGCCCGCGCGCTCCAGATTCTCAACCTCTACCCGCACCCGCAGAGCACCGCCACCGCCTCCAACTACACCTTCGTCAACAATGACGACGACCACCAGAACCAGTTTGACGTTCGCCTCGACGGCAACTTCAGCGCAAAGGACCGCGGCTTCGTCCGCTACAGCTACTTCGCCGACGCCGAAAAGCCTGCCGACTTCATCCCGCTCTACGGCGGCCTCATCAGCTCCTCCGCTGCTGTCGTCGGCACCGGCAACGTCACCGGCGTGACCAACGTCCTCGGCCAGCAACTCGTCCTCAACGAGACCCACACCTTCACCTCGTCGCTGCTCAACGACTTCCGCCTCGGCTACACCCGCCGCGGCAACTCTGCCCTCGGCGCGCAGTTGAGCGGCAGCGCCAGCTCCGTGCTCGGCATTCCCAACATCCCCGCCAACTCGGCCTACGCGAACACCATGCCGCAGTTCACTTTCACCGGCTACCAGCAGCTTGGCTCGGCCTCCAGCGCCTCGGGCCGCTACCAGACCGCCGTCGGCGAACTCGTCGACACCGTCGTTTGGGCCAGGGGCCCGCACACCTTCAAGTTTGGTGCCGACCTTCGTCGCTACGAACTCAACGCCTTCGCTCCGCCCAACCCGACCGGCAGCTTCCAGTTCACGACCACCGGCACCAACACCACCAGCGGCACCGGCGCAACCACCGGCGGCAACGCCTTCGCCAGCTTCCTCCTCGGCCAGGTCGACACCTTCAACATCGACCTGCAGCAGCGCACCATCCGTCCCCGCGACTATATCCACGAGTTCTTCGCGCAGGACGACTGGCGCATCTCCCCCTCGCTTACCGTCAACGTCGGCGCACGCTGGACACTGCACATGCCCTCCACCGAAACCCATAATCAGGGCGCCGTCTTCAACCTCGCCACGCAGCAGCTTGACTACCTCGGCGTCAACGGTTTCTCGCGCTCTGCCCGTGAGCTGCACTGGGCCAACGTGGCTCCGCGCATAGGGTTTGCCTACTCGCCCAACGCTCGCTCCGTCGTTCGAGGCGGTTACGGCATCACCTTCATCGACCAGAGCGGCATCACCACCCCTTTCACCACGCCGCAGTACCCGTTCATCCAGAACGTGCAGCAGAAGACCACCGACAGCTACGTCTCGGCCTTCGCGCTCGCCAGCGGCCCCAGCGCGATTACACCCATCTCCGCGACGCCCGACGCCGGTCTCGGCCAGAGCGTCTACACCGCAAACCGCAAGATGGGCTCCGGCTACTCGCAGCAGTGGAACCTGGCCGTGCAGCAGGCTTTCACCCCGAACCTCTCGTTTGAGATCGCCTACATCGGCTCGCACATCGTGCATCTCGGTATCCCTGACCAGAACCTCAATCAGCTCACCGACGCACAGATCGCCAGCGGCCTCGCCGGTGGCACCGCCGCAACCAATCTCACCGGTCAGGTCACCAATCCGTACTTCAACGTGCTTCCACGTTCCAGTCAGCTTGGCGCTTCAGCGAAGATCGCGCACGCGCAACTCCTCAAGCCCTACCCCGAGTTCCAGAACATCGCGATCTATCGCAACAACACCGGTTCTTCGGTCTACAACGGCCTCAGCACCAAGCTGGAGCAGCGCACCAGCCACGGCCTGACCTTCCTGCTTGCCTACACCTGGTCGAAGCTCATGGACCCCGCATCCAGCGTCTTCTCCTCCACCGTGCTCAGCTCTCCGAACACCTCTTCGCTCATCATGGCCGACACCTACCGCCCGTGGCTTGAGCGCGATCTCTCCAACGGCGACATGACCAACGTCCTCTCCGTCAGCGCCGTCTACGAGCTCACGAAGTTCAAGGGCCACGGCGTCTTCACCCCCATCCTTGGCGGCTGGACGGTCAACGGCATCCTCACCATGCAGAGCGGAATGCCGGTCGCGGTAACGAACAACACCAACAACAACGCCTTTGCTGGCATCCCGCTGCAACGCCCGAACCTCATCGGCAGCCCTGTCCTGCCCTCTGACCAGCGCAACTATCTGCACTGGTTCAACACCGCAGCCTTTCAGGCCGCACCGCAGTTCACCTTCGGCAACGCCCGCCGCAACCCCGTCCGCGGTCCGGCCTATCGCGACCTCGACCTCTCGCTCGCCAAACACACCCAGCTAGGCGACAAGACAGACCTCGAGTTCCGCGCCGAGGTCTTCGACATCACCAACACCCCGGCCCTGGGCTCTCCCAACGGCTCAGTTGGAGCAGCAGCCTTCGGCCAGATCACCTCAACGGTCACCGACCCACGCGTCGTGCAGTTCGCCCTACGCCTGCGCCGCTAACCCCGTATCCGATTTGCCATCCCGAGCCAAGCGAGGGATCTGCATGTCGCCCGCTGCGCCACCCATACCCGCGAGCCACTACATCCCTTCGCGAACTTCGCGCCCAAACTTTGCGCCCTTAGCGTTAATCCGTTGCTGTTGCTGTTGCTGTTGGAGTAGAGGTGGGCTTCAGCCCACCGTCCCACCACGGCCACAAAGGGGGCTTTAGCCCCGGCCCAGCCACGAAAAGCGGGCGACAGCTTTCGCCATCGCCCGCTTTCTAAACCCTAAACCCTACGCCCTACACCCTCTTCTACCCCTGCAACTCTTCCAGCAACGCCGTCAACTCTACCGGCAACTCTGCTCGCAGTTCCATCTCTTCCCCTGTCTGCGGATGCACGAAATCCAACTCCGCCGCATGAAGAAAATGCCGCTCCGGCTCAATCACCGGCAGGGAAGGGTTCGCCGGCTTCAGCGCGTGAGGAGCGCCATACGTCGGGTCGCCCACGACCGGATGCCCCAGCGCCTGCAGGTGGACACGGATCTGGTGCGTCCGTCCCGTTTCGATGTGCAGTTCGACAAACGTGAACTTTCCGTACTCGCTCTCGAAACGTTTCAAAACGCGATAATTCGTTCGCGCCGTGCGTCCTCCGGGACGCTTCGTGGTCATGCGAATTCGACGATGCAAATCGCGTGAAATCGGCAAATCGACAGTGCCAGCGTCCTCGCGGAGGTGTCCATGCGCCAGCGCGAGATACACCTTCCGCAGGTCGCGCGTCGCGAACATTTCGCTCAACTTGCGGTGCGTTGAATCGTTTTTTGCGACCACGATCAACCCGCTCGTCTCCTTGTCCAGACGATGCACAATTCCCGGCCGCACCGGGTCCCCCGAGTTCGCCAGGGCCTGCTCGCCAAAGTGATACAGCAGGGCATTTACCAGCGTTCCGCGATTGTGCTCCACCGAGCCCGAACCCGCA
Encoded proteins:
- a CDS encoding helix-turn-helix transcriptional regulator: MSPQTPLFTPREAAHMLGISYPTIKQWILSGKLKTVQTPGGHHRVSATAMKPFLAKDAAKPETESRQRFRRVSGRNQLIGHIVSVRVEGLMAQIVVAVGEQEVSSIITADAVRELGLKKGDQVAALVKSTDVMIERVD
- a CDS encoding RluA family pseudouridine synthase, whose product is MPSKNMLPKGKRRKSVKAEYRKVRTQVEDEKVRRAEENPFADMVAEDDAGAGEDYYDVDEMMEAAKAPVDPSNPYLIITNPIGTRNEIQSEDGRRYEGLKLLESDREAIPVLDELEAEDGVRSLKAPAVAEGMRLDAYLAKALPDVSRGRVQLLIENGQVQMDGVIAKAKTKLKGGEQIEIEGEPQLEPLRAEPENIPLRVVFEDDDLAVIDKPAAMTVHAGSGSVEHNRGTLVNALLYHFGEQALANSGDPVRPGIVHRLDKETSGLIVVAKNDSTHRKLSEMFATRDLRKVYLALAHGHLREDAGTVDLPISRDLHRRIRMTTKRPGGRTARTNYRVLKRFESEYGKFTFVELHIETGRTHQIRVHLQALGHPVVGDPTYGAPHALKPANPSLPVIEPERHFLHAAELDFVHPQTGEEMELRAELPVELTALLEELQG
- a CDS encoding carboxypeptidase-like regulatory domain-containing protein; translated protein: MPFVSIGSRQKYLLATLLGVCATHASAQILAELKGHVADPTGAAIAGAQVTLTDAATHTALHTVTTSAGDFDFSQLNSSRYTVAVSAPGFTTFVRNDVTVNTGNTVRADVSLKPGSAGETVTVNEDLPLLQAATSDIATTIPGHQVQALPLNSRNFIQLTQLAPGVALPPGQLLPRINGGRPRTNEYLYDGISALQPEPGQVVFFPILDDIAEFTVAANNVPAEFGRFNGGVVNVATRSGSADFHGSVYDYFRHEALNARNFFARTGAKPEYRRNLYGATLGGPVLKEKLFFFADYQGLKQRIGVPRVSTVPTEAMRSGNFSGVAKIYNPCSTVVSLAGVVTRTEFTNDTITAGQCAFDARALQILNLYPHPQSTATASNYTFVNNDDDHQNQFDVRLDGNFSAKDRGFVRYSYFADAEKPADFIPLYGGLISSSAAVVGTGNVTGVTNVLGQQLVLNETHTFTSSLLNDFRLGYTRRGNSALGAQLSGSASSVLGIPNIPANSAYANTMPQFTFTGYQQLGSASSASGRYQTAVGELVDTVVWARGPHTFKFGADLRRYELNAFAPPNPTGSFQFTTTGTNTTSGTGATTGGNAFASFLLGQVDTFNIDLQQRTIRPRDYIHEFFAQDDWRISPSLTVNVGARWTLHMPSTETHNQGAVFNLATQQLDYLGVNGFSRSARELHWANVAPRIGFAYSPNARSVVRGGYGITFIDQSGITTPFTTPQYPFIQNVQQKTTDSYVSAFALASGPSAITPISATPDAGLGQSVYTANRKMGSGYSQQWNLAVQQAFTPNLSFEIAYIGSHIVHLGIPDQNLNQLTDAQIASGLAGGTAATNLTGQVTNPYFNVLPRSSQLGASAKIAHAQLLKPYPEFQNIAIYRNNTGSSVYNGLSTKLEQRTSHGLTFLLAYTWSKLMDPASSVFSSTVLSSPNTSSLIMADTYRPWLERDLSNGDMTNVLSVSAVYELTKFKGHGVFTPILGGWTVNGILTMQSGMPVAVTNNTNNNAFAGIPLQRPNLIGSPVLPSDQRNYLHWFNTAAFQAAPQFTFGNARRNPVRGPAYRDLDLSLAKHTQLGDKTDLEFRAEVFDITNTPALGSPNGSVGAAAFGQITSTVTDPRVVQFALRLRR